GCCAtctaataatatttaaaagtttaatatttttgtaaaatcaatTAGGAACCTTCTATTTTCACAATTAATctacagaaaaaaacgaaattttctatttattcgTAGTTaattcttttaaattaaaagttaaagtTCTTAAAGGAAACCGCGGTTCTCCAAAGAAGCCAACTGGAGATTGGCCATCAAGATTCCCACAACATCCAGCTGGATTTAGCTATAAATGCAAGAATAGACAGTTTGAAACATCGGGACCTTCACAAAACCAACCACCAATTGGAAATGACGGAGAAGAGACACCAAAACCAACTCCAAAACCAACTACTACCACAACAGTCAAGCCAACTTCACCTACCACGTTGAAAATGACGTCACCTACTACCACTACAAAGAAGCCTGCACCAGCTGCTCCAACTGCTACAACATTCTGGATCAGAAGCCCAACTCCACCGAATACTCCAGCACCAGTAGTTAAGGGAGGTGCAGCATATACCCTCGGACACCCACAATTTGCTACAGTTAAGCCAGTATCTGTATTTGCACCAGATGCTGCATTGCATCCTCTTAATGGAGCTGCTGGAAATATGGACTTTGATATCAAACCTGTTGGAGTCCCGAAAGGCCCGAGAGCAGTTATCGATCCAGATGCATAaaggtttttaaataaatgaatgaaatttgttgtttgaaatcattttttatactttttataTTATATAAAAACTTGTTCACCTCCTACAAGTGAATTCTGCAAGCGCgaacattaaaaattcacaaaaactttTATGGGCAAGGGGTCGGCTGTATAAAAGTATCGAAATCGTGCAATACATATTCCGTTTAACTTAAATGATCGGTTCAGTCCGGGTGTTGGTACTTCTACTTGCCTTTATAGTAACGGCTTCTGCCATTGGATACAGTGGAGGTAAGCTTCTTCCTAGAGAGCACCTTATGGAGCCcagagttaaaaaattaatgatagATTTTCCGGAAGCTAATCGAGTGGAAATTTCGTTTTGAGATAATTATTTTCCACTTCAAACgctattttcagcaaaaatacATACGTTGTTTTTGGAGCTTTCTATCTCCGCGAAAATGAGCCGTCAACTAGCAAAATGTTAGGCATATATTACGGACCACAAAATTCTCGGAACGCGTATTGCGCAACGTATCTGACGCGCAAAacatctcgtagcgaaaactacagtaactctttaaatgactactgtaggacttgtgtcgatttgcaggctcgatttttgaaactaatttatGTCCGAATTTCGAGTgttgtcattttttgtgttttcttttactattttaccaattaataaattatttccgtaaatcgacataagTGTTACAGCAGTCATTTGAAGAGTTaatgtagttttcgctacgagatgttttgcgcgtcaaatatgttgcgcaatacgcattctcagaattttgtggtCCGATAATATATATTGGTGATCATTTCTTCAATCTCAATGTGCATTTTGCTAGATCGTTTGGAGTGAAAATAATGACAAAACCGGgcaatttttattacaaattcGGAATATTcactttattgattttcaaaaaacatctaATCACTTCCTAATTAAGCTtaagaaaatcgatttatgaaatcaaaaaaattcaggtgGTTACCAGCCACACTCTTGCGATGGAGACTGGCCCGAGAAATTCCCAGAAGCGCCAAAAGGATTCCAATTCCGTTGTAAATGTCCATGCAAGTGCCCGCCAAAATCTCCAACGACTACTTCGATTTCGACATCAACTGTTTCGACAACTCCAGAAAGACTAACTAAACCTTATGAGGAGACAGATACACCAATCCCAACTCATTCTTCTCCAAGTACATCAACATCTACGTCAACATCAACTTCAACTTCAACCTCGACATCGAGATCAACTTCCACTGTTACTCCCACCACCAGATCATCGACGACGACAACAGCCACCTCCACACCTACATCTTCATCGAAGGCTACCACCACCTCAGCTCAGGTGATTTATATTTCGttcatttcaataaaactaaattttagaTTACACAGCCTGAAATCCCACAAGCTGCCCCAGGAACAGTTCTTAAAGGCGAAGAGTTCCCAGTTAAACAAGACGGGTTAGGTGATGGTGGCGTTGTCCATGGACCTGGAACGACATTTTGGATCAGAAGCCCCACCCCGCCAAATATTCCACTTCTTGTCGGAGGGCAATCCCGATTGGCCACAGTTCGTCCAGATTCCCCATATGCTTCAGATGCTGCTCTCAATCCTTTAAATGGCGGAGCTGGTGATATGGAATTCGGCATCAAGAATGTTGGAACTCCAAAAACTCCAAGAGCAGTTATCAATCCAGACGCTTGAGTGAATAAATGCAACTGAACATgaatttcgaaatgaaaaaatttattctgaatattcttttcttttattactaaatatttttcgatagTTATTAGCGGTGAACTTCTAACTAACACGACCAGTGAACTTCTGTGGTGATCCGCTTCCTGCTTCGTAGATTTTCTCTTCGATCATCGAATGAAGGCGGTTCCGTTGGCCAGGggaactgaaaatattcaattaataatggaaaatatttgaagacGTATTTactcgaaaatattttcaatgaatgAACTCTCAGCGGACTGATTTGGTGTTGGTGTGGATGGTTGGAGGCTTCGGCGATGGACAACGACatctgaaaactcaaatttttaaaactttctctcaaaaaacgaACACAAACAAACCACTCTGAGGTTTATCCGATAAACAGAAATCGAACGATGCGGCTCGATTTTTGCGTTCGACAAACCCGAATGGCGAGTATCCAAGTACCGGAGAAGTAGACTGAATTGAGTCATCGCGGCCGCTCtgtaaaacaatttattttaatttaaaaaatactgacAAATTAGAGCTTACAACTGTTGGAAGCGTAATACTAGTGACATTCATAATTGAAGAATCGGCTTCCGAGAAAAACGACGAATCCGCCGCTGGCGGAGCGTGGCCGGTCAGGCCAGCCGATGaccttttcttcttcttctctttgtTGCCCGACGTAACAAGCGAGAGCAGACTTTTCAGCatgctgaaattattgaaattaaaataattttgtttcgaaatatcaaaaacaaacaggaaaatctacaaaattcaTGCAGAGCCAACTGGCTAGCCAgttcaaaattcaagaaattcagaaatatttccgataaaaaattaaaatgcaagtgcgctctgATGGAGTCTTGAAAGGGAggcaattcaaatttgtcaACCGCGCCATTTgacattttaatttgaatatttaatttgcTTTCCAGAGAAGTTGAAtgctcaacaaaaaaaaattccaaattgtcCTTCAACGATCACTGGGACAAagctataaattttaaaaaaaagtattttattcaTCTACTTtcctctttaaaggcgcaaatCCTTtggcatttaacaaaaaagttgtcgtGTCGGGACCGGGTACCGTACTTTAATCGCGAAATGTCGCATCTGGGTAATATTAACATTCTAACTTCTAAAGATACGTTCTTTTCTTGATGACTTTCTCATCCAAAAAGTAGacaaaatttattatatttgaaaaaaaaaaacaatcatcaCACAATCTTTATTCACAAATTCACTGGAGTTCCCATAGTCTCACTTCAACTTCATATTCTTCTCAGTAACATCCACAATGATTGACAATTGAGCAATCGATTGTGTAGTTGCCAATTGAGCCAAAGTCTTGCTCATGTCATTTGCTGAGACTGGCTTGGAATCTGAGTAGTTGAGCTACCCGATACAATACGACAGACGAGGATTGAAGTTTTGATCAAgaagtctgaaatttctataaaaatcagatttaaaaacccagaaattaaaaacttactgGCGACAACAGAGTTGATGGAAGTTGATAACAACTTCTTCCAAACGACAGTCCGAGGGAAACTCGTCAGTAAACATGGACTGAGCActgaaaaagtaatttatACAACTTTTCACTAACTTCTAGCAAACCGTCTTTGGAGTACATCACAATGAAGAAGCAGAAACTTGACATTAACCATTGTAACGTATCTAGCAGATCCTGTCGTATGTCCCGATAAGTATGTATAAGTCGGAAGACTTTTCTTAGAAGAAGCATCAGACATGGATGAAGAAGAAGTATTCGATTGAACAATCACCTTCTTTGGATCTTCCGTAGAAAGTGCAGATGGCTTCATTACCGACGGAAGAGTAAAATACTGATTCGATTGTTGAATATTTCCGACTTTCAAATCACTCTCCGAAGAACTCGCCGGTCTGGCGAGAGTACGTCTTTTCCTCTCGCTTGATGTAGTACTACTGATCTGGCTGACAACCCGGATGAATTCTTGGCAGCATGCTGTGGTCCTGCAGCCTGTTCAGATTCTTCGGCTTTTGGTTCTCCTTTTGAACCGGTTTCTCgtttttctgatatttgtTGTGAGTCGGATGAGTGGCCAGTGGCTCACGGGAGAGTACGATAGTGTACGAGTGAAGAGTTCCATCTGAAATAAATAGTTGAAGCAATTAAATTGAGATCGAGGCGTGATGGGGTGCCTCTTTAAAGATGCTTCAGATGCGCTTTCCAGATGAAAGGCGGGGGAAGCGGATAGGCATTCTCAGATCTGATAACTTACCGTTAGAAGTTTCAATATTATGCTTATGTGTCGAATATTGATAACTCTATGTACATCCAGGAGATATTTAAAAGCTTACCCTATGTAATTTGCCACGGTCGAATCCATAACTTTTCCTTATCGCTGCAATTGAATcggaaacaaattgaaaactgaatcgaaaaatcatgattttttttaactttacgTGTTTCACGtatttgttaatttatttACCATCTAATGTACGGcttgtaataaaaaaaattaaattcacaaagaaacaattaattaatttcgaaGCAACTGGAAATTGGTTCGACCTTCTTGCTCATTGCCAGTCGTTATGTTAATAATTTATCCACACAAAGTAATGCACTACGGATTTCACtattattttcctttttctataTTGGGCAGCAGTGGACTATCAGGAGACATCGGGTACTATTGGGAAACATTGGACAAATAACGGTGCCTTGCCGAAACTTTTGTGGCGCAATCATTTTCATTGGAAATTATTCggtcgtggcgagaccgggtaccgtagttTCGCATCTGTAATTGCCTTCGCATCTGGATCATAAATAtcttcataaaaatcgaatttattgatttttgtgcaTGTCTGTTCACCTCTAGCCGACGTTTATTCTCGATAAAATTGTTAAcacaagaaaaatggaaatatggGATTTCATGTGAGAAATTGGTTTATTATCTAACGTCGGACTAGAATTGAGTGTGCaacaagaaaatttgagagtttgagaaaatgttggtattatattaattattttaaatgtcAAATCTTTTTCGATGAATTATCAGTATCCTTGTAGACGAACGGAGTTCCTGAAAATATAGTTCAgttgaattaaaattcttttgctcaaaaaaaaatctaccaTTTTTCATCGGAGGTTTTGAGCAAAGTACAGAGCGTTGAGTCTTATTACAATCGACGCTTACAAATCGGAACTGACTTCGACAATTCTCGTGGATTTCGTTCCCagtgaactgaaaattgaagattgaaaattatttttatttattatggATTCTCTCAAACCAACTCAGATCAGAAACAAAACGCTCCTAAAAGTTCGGTGAGACCCAATCAGAAAACAGCATGTGCCGTTAAATAcacgttttcaagaaattacGGTATAGTCTTATTAAAAGAATCCCAAAACCTCACCACAGTGCACTTTTTCTGTCTTGGCATCTTCTCCGTCCATGGATCGAATTGTAATCCCTTATTTCCATCTTCCCATCCAAAATCTCGATCATATTTAACATATCCAATCCATGTCTGTTCGTCTACAGTATAGTTCTTCTCGGTTTGTACAAGAGCTGAAACGAATCGAGCTTCTCCTTCATTTTGCACGGATGCTACGTATGAGTTCTCAACTTTGCAAACTTCGCGAGCTTCACTGAACTTCTTCGATTGGTCGATTCTCTGGAAGCGTTTTATTTGATAATtaattaatggaaaatttcattttatctagagttgtattttattcaactttgacagcttatacaTAGCTCggtttgtttcaaatattactTGGTGaataaaacactaaaaaactATAGAACATCTATTTGActttattgattgatttattTAACATAACTAATGCAATTTACAATTgtacaattgaattttgagtgTTAAATAAAAGATAAATAAAGAGAGACTAACCCAGAAAGAGTACGTCTCGAGTTTGGGACGGGAAAGGAGAGAGAGGTAATGTGGTAGAAGAGATCAATTAGAAGCCAAAGAGAACCAGCGGATAAAAGTTAATACCGGGGAATATTGAGATCGAGAAAGTTAGAAAACTGATAGGGGGAGAGAAATACCGGTATATTTTTGACAAGATTGTTCCAAATAGGAATGGATTTGGCAAAGAAATGAGAGGTGCATGTGTCTTTCCTAACCAGAATCATGGGTCTCCTATTGGAATTAGAGAACTTGACAAACTGAGTTAATTTAGAGAAATGAGTAGAACCGGTAAGAAGTCTATATAATAGTTTCATTTGAGCTTTAATTCTAGTGTGTCTGGTGGAGAATAGTTCCATGATGCACAGTCTGTTTTCGTAAGAGGTGAATTTAACGTTGCACCTTTGCAGGACGCGTTTGGTGAAGGTCCTAAGCGGTTTTTCAAGTATGGCAGAGAGTGAGGAGTTGGGGGAAGGGGAGTAGATCTCAGAGCAATAGTTTATGATGGGGGCAACGTATGTTTTAAATATGTGGCTATAAAACTTGTGGGAGTTAGAGGAGAACGCTTTGAGAATTTTCTTAGCCCTTAGCATGGCTAGGCagctaatttttataatatgaggttcaaagtttaattttaaatctgTGATAAGACCTAAATCGCGGACTGTGGAGGATGGAAGAATGGGGACATTATCCACTCTATACGTGTGGTTGGAGTTACGGGATCCAAGAGAGAGGACAGAAGATTTGGCAGGGGCAAGAGgaagtttgtttttctttgacCATTTGACTATAGTGTCAATCGAATTTTGGAGCGTAGAGGGATTatgatggaaaatttttatatcgTCCGCAAAGCATGAGACGTGGATATTAGGTTCGAGGTCGATCAACAAGTCATTTATAAATAGTATAAAGAGAAGGGGGCCAGACACGGAGCCCTGGGGGACGCCTGAGGAAATGGGGTAAGCATTACTTGAgacaaatttattgattttaactgaaaacgTTCTGAGGTGCAGGAATTCCTTGAACCAAGAGCATGTAAGTTTGTCTAGTCCAAACAGGGCAAGTTTTTTTAGGAGGATTGGGTGAGATACTTTATCAAATGCTTTCGCAAAGTCAAAAAAGAGAATGTCGagagatttttcatttttgaggaTCGAGTGATAAAGTGAGATGGAGCGCACTAGAGAGGAGGGGCAACTTCTGAAGTTGAGGAACCCATGCTGATGGGGAGAGAGCAGATGAGAGTATTCAGAGCGGATACGAGAACAAATGATGCGTTCCATAATCCGAGCAAATGGGTCTGTCAAAGAGATCGGTCTATAATTACTGGGAGAGGAGGGGTTTCCTTTCTTGGGTATTGGAATAATTACGGCGTGTTTCCATCGATTGGGAATAGC
The nucleotide sequence above comes from Caenorhabditis elegans chromosome III. Encoded proteins:
- the C48B4.12 gene encoding uncharacterized protein (Confirmed by transcript evidence), producing the protein MRHLILLLVTISMVSAMGYIGVLKGNRGSPKKPTGDWPSRFPQHPAGFSYKCKNRQFETSGPSQNQPPIGNDGEETPKPTPKPTTTTTVKPTSPTTLKMTSPTTTTKKPAPAAPTATTFWIRSPTPPNTPAPVVKGGAAYTLGHPQFATVKPVSVFAPDAALHPLNGAAGNMDFDIKPVGVPKGPRAVIDPDA
- the C48B4.12 gene encoding uncharacterized protein (Partially confirmed by transcript evidence), giving the protein MRHLILLLVTISMVSAMGYIGGNRGSPKKPTGDWPSRFPQHPAGFSYKCKNRQFETSGPSQNQPPIGNDGEETPKPTPKPTTTTTVKPTSPTTLKMTSPTTTTKKPAPAAPTATTFWIRSPTPPNTPAPVVKGGAAYTLGHPQFATVKPVSVFAPDAALHPLNGAAGNMDFDIKPVGVPKGPRAVIDPDA
- the F58A4.1 gene encoding uncharacterized protein (Confirmed by transcript evidence), whose amino-acid sequence is MIGSVRVLVLLLAFIVTASAIGYSGGGYQPHSCDGDWPEKFPEAPKGFQFRCKCPCKCPPKSPTTTSISTSTVSTTPERLTKPYEETDTPIPTHSSPSTSTSTSTSTSTSTSTSRSTSTVTPTTRSSTTTTATSTPTSSSKATTTSAQITQPEIPQAAPGTVLKGEEFPVKQDGLGDGGVVHGPGTTFWIRSPTPPNIPLLVGGQSRLATVRPDSPYASDAALNPLNGGAGDMEFGIKNVGTPKTPRAVINPDA
- the F58A4.2 gene encoding uncharacterized protein (Confirmed by transcript evidence) produces the protein MLKSLLSLVTSGNKEKKKKRSSAGLTGHAPPAADSSFFSEADSSIMNVTSITLPTVSGRDDSIQSTSPVLGYSPFGFVERKNRAASFDFCLSDKPQSDVVVHRRSLQPSTPTPNQSAESSFIENIFDSPGQRNRLHSMIEEKIYEAGSGSPQKFTGRVS